One Streptomyces sp. NBC_00223 genomic window carries:
- a CDS encoding SCP2 sterol-binding domain-containing protein → MATIEECRSALDQLSANLAKADDGVRSATALDRSLSCRITDLDLTFVGRLAGGRIQDVTTVPGEPAEKAQIRLTMTGDDLVAMVGGQLNFAKAWGSGRVRVQASLRDVLRLRSLL, encoded by the coding sequence ATGGCCACCATCGAGGAGTGCCGCAGCGCGCTCGACCAGTTGTCGGCGAATCTCGCCAAGGCCGACGACGGGGTGCGGAGCGCCACGGCGCTGGACCGTTCGCTCAGTTGCCGCATCACGGATCTGGACCTGACCTTCGTGGGCCGGCTGGCCGGCGGCCGGATCCAGGACGTGACGACCGTGCCCGGTGAGCCCGCCGAGAAGGCGCAGATCCGGCTGACGATGACGGGCGACGACCTGGTCGCCATGGTCGGCGGCCAGTTGAACTTCGCCAAGGCGTGGGGGTCGGGCCGGGTCAGGGTGCAGGCGAGCCTGCGGGACGTGCTGCGGCTGCGCTCGCTGCTCTGA